In Amycolatopsis coloradensis, one genomic interval encodes:
- a CDS encoding NAD-dependent epimerase/dehydratase family protein, which translates to MRVMVIGATGVLGRPLVRRLLAEGHEVSGLARGVDRVAAVRATGAKPVPGSLFDLDSLAGALNGHDAVLNVATRIPDARHAMTLSGWAENDRVRITGSRTLANAVRRVGEVGIVVQEGISFVYADGGDQELDEDAPLELRGNIASSTVAHANIAALADEGRTAIRLRIGLLVADDPMTTTMLAAARRGSPLIFGRRTDWTAAIHPDDAAAGAIAALRAPSGVYNLAADPVRKQELGEAMAAAAGVRRPRALPKWLANRLGLMSVLARSQRVVSARLTEATGWRPERPVPGPSWF; encoded by the coding sequence ATGCGGGTGATGGTGATCGGGGCCACCGGAGTGCTGGGGCGTCCGCTGGTGCGGCGTCTGCTGGCCGAAGGCCACGAGGTGAGCGGGCTGGCCCGCGGGGTGGACCGGGTCGCGGCGGTGCGCGCGACCGGGGCGAAACCGGTGCCGGGTTCGCTGTTCGACCTCGATTCCCTGGCAGGCGCGCTGAACGGGCACGACGCGGTGCTGAACGTCGCGACCCGCATCCCGGACGCGCGCCACGCGATGACGTTGTCCGGCTGGGCCGAGAACGACCGGGTGCGGATCACCGGCAGCAGGACGCTGGCGAATGCCGTGCGCCGGGTCGGTGAGGTGGGAATCGTGGTGCAGGAAGGGATTTCGTTCGTCTACGCCGACGGCGGCGACCAGGAACTGGACGAGGACGCGCCCCTCGAGCTGCGCGGCAACATCGCGTCTTCGACGGTGGCGCACGCGAACATCGCGGCACTGGCGGACGAGGGGCGCACCGCGATCCGGCTGCGGATCGGACTCCTGGTCGCCGACGATCCGATGACCACGACGATGCTGGCGGCCGCGCGGCGCGGTTCGCCGCTGATCTTCGGCCGCCGGACCGACTGGACCGCGGCGATCCATCCGGACGACGCGGCGGCGGGCGCGATCGCGGCGCTGCGGGCACCGAGCGGTGTCTACAACCTGGCCGCGGATCCGGTGCGGAAGCAGGAACTCGGCGAGGCGATGGCCGCGGCGGCCGGTGTCCGCCGTCCGCGCGCGCTGCCGAAGTGGCTGGCGAACCGCCTGGGCCTGATGTCGGTGCTGGCGCGCTCGCAGCGCGTCGTCTCGGCCCGGCTCACCGAAGCGACCGGCTGGCGCCCCGAACGCCCGGTTCCCGGCCCGTCCTGGTTCTGA
- the rsgA gene encoding ribosome small subunit-dependent GTPase A, whose translation MAGKDWRRLDESDVRIRPGKGTRPRSKRRPEHADASTAMVIGKDRGRWTCAIDSDPDRVVTAMRARELGRVPVVVGDTVGIVGDVSGRPDTLARIIRVDERSSVLRRTADDTDPFERVVVANAEQLLIVTALADPPPRTGFIDRCLVACYAGGLEPVLCLTKADLASPDELLAGYAGLDIPAVVTRHDEHPEELTGRLKGRLTALVGHSGVGKSTLVNRLVPDAGLATGVVSAVGKGRHTSVAAVALPLPGGGWVVDTPGVRSFGLAHVTADDIVLAFEEFAEAAEECPSGCGHLGPPSDPDCALDDVVTEGHASAERLTSLRRLLGSRAGHDDDR comes from the coding sequence CCCGGCAAGGGCACCAGGCCGCGCAGCAAACGCCGCCCCGAGCACGCGGACGCCTCCACCGCGATGGTCATCGGCAAGGACCGCGGCCGCTGGACCTGCGCGATCGACTCCGATCCGGACCGGGTCGTCACCGCGATGCGGGCCCGTGAGCTGGGCCGGGTCCCGGTCGTCGTCGGCGACACCGTCGGCATCGTCGGCGACGTGAGCGGCAGGCCCGACACCCTCGCCCGCATCATCCGGGTGGACGAACGCTCCAGTGTGCTGCGCCGGACCGCGGACGACACCGACCCCTTCGAACGGGTGGTCGTCGCCAACGCCGAGCAGTTGCTGATCGTCACCGCGCTGGCCGATCCCCCGCCGCGCACCGGATTCATCGACCGCTGTCTCGTCGCCTGTTACGCGGGCGGCCTCGAACCGGTCCTGTGCCTGACGAAGGCCGACCTCGCGAGCCCGGACGAACTCCTCGCCGGCTACGCGGGCCTCGACATCCCCGCCGTGGTCACCCGGCACGACGAGCATCCGGAAGAACTGACCGGACGGCTCAAGGGCAGGCTCACCGCGCTGGTCGGGCATTCCGGGGTCGGGAAGTCCACTTTGGTCAACCGGCTGGTGCCGGACGCCGGACTGGCGACCGGCGTGGTCAGCGCGGTCGGCAAGGGCCGTCACACGTCCGTCGCGGCGGTCGCGCTCCCCCTGCCCGGCGGCGGCTGGGTGGTCGACACCCCCGGCGTCCGCTCGTTCGGACTGGCCCACGTGACCGCCGACGACATCGTCCTGGCGTTCGAAGAGTTCGCCGAGGCCGCCGAGGAGTGCCCCTCCGGCTGCGGGCACCTCGGGCCACCCTCGGACCCGGACTGCGCACTCGACGACGTGGTCACCGAAGGTCACGCGAGCGCGGAGCGGCTGACGTCGCTGCGTCGGCTTTTGGGGTCCCGAGCCGGGCATGACGACGATCGGTAA